The following proteins come from a genomic window of Iamia sp. SCSIO 61187:
- a CDS encoding NAD(P)-dependent oxidoreductase: MTAEPEAVRTDTVVVTGAAGWLGQNLVRALAPERRRVRALVLGADEAPLLELAGPSVEVVVGDVRDPVVVDELFDEVAGATVVHAAGVIHPTGRTRPFFDVNVGGTQLVLDRARRAGVGRFVHVSSNSPFGANARPTDRFTEDSPTNPYMGYGKSKLEAESIVARAADRGDVDAVILRPPWFYGPWGPGRQAQFLGAIRKGRFPLVGDGRQQRSMIYTGNLVDACLCAETAVDVTGRAFWVADAEPYELREIWSGIREALAAEGLPVAGRSVPALPRFAAEVATRLDAALQGADRYVQPLHVLGELKDTIACDISSARLHLGYEPRVALVEGMREAIRWTLARGEAL, from the coding sequence GTGACGGCCGAGCCGGAGGCGGTGCGCACCGACACGGTCGTGGTCACCGGTGCCGCCGGCTGGCTCGGCCAGAACCTGGTCCGGGCCCTGGCGCCCGAGCGCCGCCGGGTGCGCGCCCTCGTGCTCGGCGCCGACGAGGCACCGCTGCTGGAGCTGGCCGGGCCGTCGGTCGAGGTCGTGGTGGGCGACGTCCGCGACCCCGTCGTGGTCGACGAGCTCTTCGACGAGGTGGCGGGGGCGACGGTGGTCCACGCCGCCGGCGTCATCCACCCGACGGGGCGGACCCGTCCCTTCTTCGACGTGAACGTCGGTGGGACCCAGCTGGTCCTCGACCGGGCCCGCCGCGCCGGGGTCGGACGGTTCGTGCACGTGTCGTCCAACTCGCCCTTCGGCGCCAACGCCCGGCCGACCGACCGCTTCACCGAGGACTCCCCCACGAACCCGTACATGGGCTACGGGAAGTCGAAGCTCGAGGCCGAGTCGATCGTCGCCCGCGCCGCCGACCGGGGCGACGTCGACGCCGTCATCCTGCGGCCGCCGTGGTTCTACGGACCGTGGGGCCCGGGGCGCCAGGCCCAGTTCCTGGGCGCCATCCGGAAGGGCCGCTTCCCGCTGGTGGGCGACGGCCGCCAGCAGCGCTCGATGATCTACACCGGCAACCTGGTGGACGCCTGCCTGTGCGCCGAGACGGCCGTGGACGTCACCGGTCGGGCCTTCTGGGTGGCCGATGCCGAGCCCTACGAGCTGCGGGAGATCTGGAGCGGGATCCGGGAGGCCCTGGCCGCCGAGGGCCTCCCCGTCGCCGGCCGGAGCGTGCCGGCCCTGCCTCGGTTCGCCGCCGAGGTCGCCACCCGCCTCGACGCCGCCCTCCAGGGTGCCGACCGCTACGTCCAGCCCCTCCACGTGCTGGGCGAGCTCAAGGACACCATCGCCTGCGACATCTCCTCGGCCCGTCTCCACCTGGGCTACGAACCCCGGGTGGCCCTCGTCGAGGGCATGCGCGAGGCCATCCGCTGGACCCTCGCCCGCGGCGAGGCGCTGTGA
- a CDS encoding NAD(P)-dependent oxidoreductase — protein MSRTYLVTGGSGYFGSLLADVALARGDRVRIFDLEPPVEPTAAEVVIGDVRDRASLAEACDGVDVILHNVAQVPLAKDHDLFWSVNVVGTANVLLAARDAGVAKVVHTSSSAIFGIPESNPVTEDTPGRPLEAYGRAKLTAETLCHEAASTGVDVSIVRPRTILGHGRLGIMAILFEFVQEGAPVFVLGGGHNRYQFVHSSDLADAILRAGDREGPRTYNIGSDAPGTMRETIQALVDHAGTGSKVRSLPTGPAATAMRSLAGVGLVPFAPYHWLLYAESLWFDTTRAQEELGWRSTRSNAEMLIESYEWFLSHREQVDAGGGSHHQSPVPLGVLRLLKRWP, from the coding sequence GTGAGCAGGACCTACCTCGTCACCGGGGGATCGGGGTACTTCGGCTCGCTGCTCGCCGACGTGGCCCTGGCGCGGGGGGATCGGGTGCGGATCTTCGACCTCGAGCCGCCCGTCGAGCCCACCGCGGCCGAGGTCGTGATCGGCGACGTGCGCGACCGGGCCTCCCTCGCCGAGGCGTGCGACGGCGTCGACGTCATCCTCCACAACGTGGCCCAGGTGCCCCTGGCCAAGGACCACGACCTGTTCTGGTCGGTCAACGTGGTGGGCACGGCCAACGTCCTGCTGGCGGCCCGCGACGCCGGGGTCGCCAAGGTCGTCCACACCAGCTCGAGCGCCATCTTCGGCATCCCCGAGTCCAACCCCGTCACCGAGGACACGCCGGGCCGGCCGCTCGAGGCCTACGGCCGGGCCAAGCTCACGGCCGAGACGCTCTGCCACGAGGCCGCCTCCACGGGGGTCGACGTCAGCATCGTCCGACCCCGCACGATCCTGGGCCACGGACGGCTCGGGATCATGGCCATCCTGTTCGAGTTCGTGCAGGAGGGGGCACCCGTCTTCGTCCTCGGCGGCGGCCACAACCGCTACCAGTTCGTCCACTCGTCGGACCTGGCTGACGCCATCCTCCGGGCCGGTGACCGCGAGGGGCCGCGCACCTACAACATCGGCTCCGACGCCCCGGGCACCATGCGCGAGACCATCCAGGCCCTGGTCGACCACGCCGGGACGGGGTCGAAGGTGCGCTCGCTCCCGACGGGTCCGGCAGCCACCGCCATGCGGAGCCTCGCCGGCGTGGGCCTGGTGCCGTTCGCCCCGTACCACTGGCTCCTCTACGCCGAGTCGCTGTGGTTCGACACGACCCGGGCCCAGGAGGAGCTGGGGTGGCGCTCAACGCGGTCGAACGCCGAGATGCTGATCGAGTCCTACGAGTGGTTCCTGTCGCACCGGGAGCAGGTCGACGCGGGTGGTGGTTCGCACCACCAGTCGCCGGTGCCGCTCGGCGTGCTGAGGCTGCTCAAGCGGTGGCCGTGA
- a CDS encoding glycosyltransferase family 2 protein, with protein sequence MPPHTYERLSIVMPVYNEAATLRVALERLLAVEMPLPTEVVIVDDGSTDGCTDLIADLVDDERVRLFRQDPNQGKGAALVRGFDEARGDLLTILDADLEYDPADIPTLCDPALSGEAKVVYGARSYGGHAAYSFWFVLGNKMVALWASMLFDAWLTDVETCLKLAPTHMWREVGITSSGFGIEAELTGKLLARGERIFEVPISYRARGREEGKKIQWTDGVEALWILLKIRLRAGKIRH encoded by the coding sequence ATGCCCCCGCACACCTACGAGCGCCTGTCCATCGTGATGCCGGTGTACAACGAGGCCGCCACCTTGCGGGTGGCCCTCGAGCGGCTCCTCGCCGTGGAGATGCCGCTGCCGACCGAGGTCGTCATCGTCGATGACGGGTCCACCGACGGGTGCACCGACCTCATCGCCGACCTGGTCGACGACGAGCGGGTGCGGCTCTTCCGCCAGGACCCCAACCAGGGCAAGGGCGCGGCCCTCGTCCGGGGCTTCGACGAGGCGCGCGGCGACCTGCTCACGATCCTCGACGCCGACCTCGAGTACGACCCGGCCGACATCCCCACCCTGTGCGACCCGGCCCTCTCGGGCGAGGCCAAGGTCGTCTACGGGGCCCGGTCCTACGGCGGCCACGCCGCCTACTCGTTCTGGTTCGTGCTCGGGAACAAGATGGTGGCCCTCTGGGCCAGCATGCTCTTCGACGCCTGGCTGACCGACGTCGAGACGTGCCTCAAGCTGGCGCCGACCCACATGTGGCGCGAGGTCGGCATCACCAGCTCCGGGTTCGGCATCGAGGCCGAGCTGACCGGCAAGCTCCTGGCCCGGGGCGAGCGCATCTTCGAGGTGCCGATCTCCTACCGGGCCCGCGGCCGCGAGGAGGGCAAGAAGATCCAGTGGACCGATGGGGTCGAGGCCCTCTGGATCCTCCTCAAGATCAGGCTGCGGGCGGGGAAGATCCGACACTGA
- a CDS encoding class I SAM-dependent methyltransferase gives MSATSMTPPTTDFSTTLADVAEVEGWMTDGQARLLWDSARRVAPGGRIVEIGSFRGRSMVVLARAADPTVELVAIDPHAGNDRGPQEIDGFVDEAAEDHDVFNANLEMAGVRERVRHVRAFSDAAHGDVDDPIDLLYIDGAHRYGPARTDVREWGSRVADGGTMLIHDSFSSIGVTLAILRELFAGGRWRYVGRSESMTEYRRERLRPKARVANFVHQALELPWFARNVLIKVLITVRLGRLTRLLGHDPSVWPY, from the coding sequence GTGAGCGCGACCAGCATGACGCCCCCGACCACCGACTTCTCGACGACGCTGGCCGACGTGGCCGAGGTCGAGGGGTGGATGACCGACGGCCAGGCGCGTCTGCTCTGGGACTCCGCCCGCCGGGTCGCGCCGGGGGGCCGGATCGTCGAGATCGGCAGCTTCCGAGGCCGGTCGATGGTCGTGCTGGCCCGGGCCGCCGACCCGACCGTCGAGCTGGTCGCCATCGACCCCCACGCCGGCAACGACCGAGGCCCGCAGGAGATCGACGGCTTCGTCGACGAGGCGGCCGAGGACCACGACGTCTTCAACGCCAACCTCGAGATGGCGGGCGTGCGGGAACGGGTGCGCCACGTCCGGGCCTTCAGCGACGCCGCCCACGGCGACGTCGACGACCCCATCGACCTGCTCTACATCGACGGGGCCCACCGCTACGGGCCGGCCCGCACCGACGTCCGGGAGTGGGGCAGCCGGGTCGCCGACGGCGGCACCATGCTCATCCACGACTCGTTCAGCTCGATCGGCGTCACCCTCGCCATCCTCCGCGAGCTGTTCGCCGGGGGCCGCTGGCGCTACGTGGGCCGGTCCGAGTCGATGACCGAGTACCGCCGGGAGCGGTTGCGGCCCAAGGCCCGGGTGGCCAACTTCGTCCACCAGGCCCTCGAGCTGCCCTGGTTCGCCCGCAACGTTCTCATCAAGGTGCTCATCACCGTCCGGCTGGGCCGCCTGACCCGCCTGCTGGGCCACGACCCCTCGGTGTGGCCGTACTAG
- a CDS encoding glycosyltransferase family 4 protein, giving the protein MTIPSAPLPKLGDIAAAAGLHRVHMIAWRDLDDVEAGGSEVHAATVARLWSEAGLDVLMRTSWAQGHPNHDRRDGYEVIRKAGRYQVFPRTALAEIRRAYGRPDGLVEIWNGMPFFSPLWATVPRVVLLHHVHGDMWNMVLPPNLARVGDTVERRIAPLIYRRSRMITLSPSSKEEMVELGFRPDRVDVVPPGVDPRFTPAPPGTPRSEHPLIVGVGRLAPVKRWDRLIRAAVVARETAPDLELVIAGTGPQRTELQDLIDGLDGRSWITLPGRVSDDEQLDLYRRAWAVASSSVREGWNMTLTEAAACGTPAVATRIAGQVDAVADGTSGLLADDDAELARHLVAITSDPAVRDRLAAGALAHSAQFTWEATARSILTALAEEAERWRDRPWRSWRAR; this is encoded by the coding sequence GTGACGATCCCCTCCGCGCCCCTGCCCAAGCTGGGCGACATCGCCGCCGCCGCCGGCCTCCATCGGGTCCACATGATCGCCTGGCGGGATCTCGACGACGTGGAGGCCGGTGGGTCCGAGGTCCACGCCGCCACCGTCGCCCGCCTGTGGTCCGAGGCCGGGCTCGACGTCCTCATGCGGACGTCGTGGGCCCAGGGCCACCCCAACCACGACCGCCGCGACGGCTACGAGGTGATCCGCAAGGCCGGGCGCTACCAGGTCTTCCCGCGCACCGCTCTGGCCGAGATCCGACGCGCCTACGGACGGCCCGACGGCCTGGTCGAGATCTGGAACGGCATGCCGTTCTTCTCCCCCCTCTGGGCGACGGTGCCGCGCGTCGTGCTCCTGCACCACGTCCACGGCGACATGTGGAACATGGTCCTGCCGCCCAACCTGGCCCGGGTGGGCGACACCGTGGAGCGCCGCATCGCCCCGCTGATCTACCGGCGCAGCCGCATGATCACCCTGTCACCGTCGTCCAAGGAGGAGATGGTCGAGCTCGGCTTCCGGCCCGATCGCGTCGACGTCGTCCCGCCCGGCGTCGACCCCCGGTTCACGCCCGCCCCGCCGGGCACGCCCCGCAGCGAGCACCCGCTGATCGTCGGCGTCGGTCGGTTGGCACCGGTCAAGCGGTGGGACCGCCTGATCCGAGCCGCGGTCGTGGCCCGGGAGACGGCCCCGGACCTCGAGCTCGTCATCGCCGGAACCGGGCCCCAACGCACGGAGCTGCAGGACCTCATCGACGGGCTCGACGGCCGGAGCTGGATCACCCTCCCCGGACGGGTCAGCGACGACGAGCAGCTCGACCTCTACCGCCGGGCGTGGGCCGTGGCCTCCTCGTCGGTGCGCGAGGGCTGGAACATGACCCTCACCGAGGCGGCCGCCTGCGGCACGCCCGCGGTGGCCACCCGGATCGCCGGCCAGGTCGACGCCGTCGCCGACGGCACCAGCGGCCTCCTCGCCGACGACGACGCCGAGCTGGCCCGCCACCTGGTCGCGATCACGTCGGATCCGGCGGTCCGCGACCGTCTCGCCGCCGGCGCCCTCGCCCACTCGGCCCAGTTCACCTGGGAGGCGACGGCGCGATCCATCCTCACCGCCCTGGCCGAGGAGGCCGAGCGCTGGCGTGACCGACCGTGGCGGTCCTGGCGCGCCCGATGA